Proteins from one Piscinibacter lacus genomic window:
- a CDS encoding GGDEF domain-containing protein yields MNAPEPRPGAAAPVAVLAKATLRRLALERLEPTPENYARAYAAESGQRPPEPARAEGPDGEAWAGLIERTLRALERSDRGWTAARRKDSLQRVLGGSRSDAARLHQRLTQLLARWDEAPAGADEPPGPREAEPAARPAAELARPLQAPIPIAPAQPAGADSAGPQQSPAPTAGPQAAAAQPALPKAADRPADPPAAWPALVDSLAASLDAALPADDAGARALADRLQQRLQAARPPDAASAGEVALLCEEARRLIAHRLHGHEVLTRLCRGLSESLIELAEDESWARGQAQAMRQQFETGLAVRGLRQLDEMLATTRACQQRLQGERRAAREALKASIRQMLSDLASLGQTSGRYADSLDRHAEAIASADTLDGLAGRVREMVAESRAVQSLVAQTRDRLQAEQARAEAMQDRVRTLEDEIRRLGDEVSTDPLTQIANRRGLMRAFDRECARLARAAHEATAGAGVATQAAAAAANEAATGASADLPPAARHDAPADPPAEPLPLAVGLLDIDNFKRLNDRLGHASGDAALQFLARHVTRALRPQDTLARYGGEEFVVLLPATPVDEAQRVLSRLQRLLSAELFTSDGPERIFVTFSAGVTAHRPGDPLDAALARADVALYEAKRTGKNRTCVG; encoded by the coding sequence ATGAATGCGCCCGAGCCCCGCCCAGGGGCCGCGGCCCCCGTCGCGGTGCTGGCCAAGGCCACCCTGCGCCGCCTGGCCCTGGAGCGCCTGGAGCCCACCCCCGAGAACTATGCCCGTGCCTATGCCGCCGAATCCGGCCAGCGCCCGCCCGAGCCCGCCCGCGCCGAAGGCCCGGACGGCGAGGCCTGGGCCGGCCTGATCGAACGCACCCTGCGCGCGCTGGAGCGCTCCGACCGCGGCTGGACCGCCGCCCGCCGCAAGGACAGCCTGCAACGCGTGCTGGGTGGCAGCCGCAGCGACGCCGCCCGCCTGCACCAGCGCCTGACCCAGTTGCTGGCCCGCTGGGACGAGGCGCCGGCCGGTGCCGACGAGCCCCCCGGCCCGCGCGAGGCCGAGCCCGCCGCCCGGCCGGCGGCCGAGCTGGCGAGGCCGCTTCAAGCCCCGATCCCGATCGCCCCGGCCCAGCCGGCTGGCGCCGATTCGGCTGGGCCGCAGCAAAGCCCGGCCCCCACCGCCGGACCGCAAGCCGCCGCGGCCCAGCCCGCGCTGCCCAAGGCTGCCGACCGGCCCGCCGATCCACCCGCCGCCTGGCCGGCCCTGGTCGACAGCCTGGCCGCCTCGCTCGATGCCGCGCTGCCCGCCGACGATGCCGGCGCCCGCGCCCTGGCCGATCGCCTGCAACAGCGCCTGCAGGCCGCCCGCCCGCCCGACGCCGCCTCGGCCGGCGAAGTGGCCCTGCTCTGCGAGGAAGCGCGCCGCCTGATCGCCCACCGCCTGCACGGCCACGAGGTGCTGACCCGCCTCTGCCGCGGCCTGAGCGAGAGCCTGATCGAGCTGGCCGAGGACGAGAGCTGGGCCCGCGGCCAGGCCCAGGCCATGCGCCAGCAGTTCGAGACCGGCCTGGCCGTGCGCGGCCTGCGCCAGCTCGACGAGATGCTGGCCACCACCCGCGCCTGCCAGCAGCGCCTGCAGGGCGAGCGCCGCGCCGCGCGCGAGGCGCTGAAGGCCTCGATCCGGCAGATGCTGAGCGACCTGGCCAGCCTGGGCCAGACCTCCGGCCGCTATGCCGACAGCCTGGACCGCCATGCCGAGGCCATCGCCTCGGCCGACACCCTGGACGGCCTGGCCGGGCGGGTGCGCGAAATGGTGGCCGAAAGCCGCGCCGTGCAGTCCCTGGTCGCGCAGACCCGCGACCGTCTGCAGGCCGAGCAGGCCCGCGCCGAAGCCATGCAGGACCGCGTGCGCACGCTGGAGGACGAGATCCGCCGCCTGGGCGACGAAGTCTCGACCGACCCGCTGACCCAGATCGCCAACCGCCGCGGCCTGATGCGCGCCTTCGACCGCGAATGCGCGCGCCTGGCCCGCGCCGCCCATGAGGCTACGGCCGGCGCCGGGGTGGCGACGCAAGCCGCAGCGGCTGCCGCCAACGAGGCCGCGACTGGCGCCTCCGCCGACCTCCCGCCTGCCGCCCGGCACGATGCTCCGGCCGATCCCCCGGCCGAGCCGCTGCCGCTCGCCGTCGGCCTGCTCGACATCGACAACTTCAAGCGCCTGAACGACCGCCTCGGCCATGCCAGTGGCGATGCGGCCCTGCAGTTCCTGGCCCGCCACGTCACCCGCGCGCTGCGTCCGCAGGACACCCTGGCCCGCTACGGCGGCGAGGAGTTCGTCGTGCTGCTGCCCGCCACCCCGGTCGACGAAGCCCAGCGCGTGCTCAGCCGCCTGCAACGCCTGCTGAGCGCCGAGCTGTTCACCAGCGACGGCCCCGAGCGCATCTTCGTCACCTTCTCCGCCGGCGTGACCGCCCACCGCCCCGGCGACCCCCTGGACGCAGCGCTGGCCCGGGCCGATGTGGCGCTGTATGAGGCCAAGCGGACGGGGAAGAACCGGACTTGCGTGGGCTGA